One window of Corallococcus caeni genomic DNA carries:
- a CDS encoding PQQ-dependent sugar dehydrogenase, whose amino-acid sequence MRHGLVTPFLASLLLSAVPEAEAQTPRPPTRQEGNLAPGRGGDSQQSVPRQGDIPAGAPVETAPPNVPEFKPAFPQQTRAPAVKTRTPIVVTEVASGFNKPWAIAFLPDGRFLVTEKPTGSLYIVTAAGKKSPPVAGLPKVDGRGQGGLLDVEVGPDYAKSGLIYWTYYEPREGGNGLAVARARLVDGPKPRIEGLQVIFRMQPTLESTLHAGGRLVFTPDGKLFVTLGERSILPGRVQAQDLKSDFGKVVRILPDGSIPQDNPFVGRKDARPEIWSSGHRNVLAAALDARQRLWIVEMGPRGGDELNRPEAGKDYGWPTIGYGEEYSGEPIHKTTQAAGMEQPVYYWDPVISPSGLTIYSGSLFPEWKGNFFIGGLSSQALVRLVLKDDRVVGEERLLTERNARIREVVQGPEGALYLLTDDSNGRLWKLTPGATPPGRAP is encoded by the coding sequence ATGCGCCATGGACTCGTGACCCCGTTCCTCGCCTCCCTCCTGCTGAGCGCCGTCCCCGAAGCGGAGGCCCAGACGCCCCGGCCCCCGACGCGCCAGGAGGGCAACCTCGCCCCGGGACGCGGGGGTGACAGTCAGCAGTCCGTGCCGCGACAGGGCGACATCCCCGCGGGCGCGCCCGTGGAGACCGCGCCCCCCAACGTCCCGGAGTTCAAGCCCGCGTTCCCGCAGCAGACGCGCGCCCCGGCGGTGAAGACGCGCACGCCCATCGTCGTGACGGAGGTCGCCTCGGGCTTCAACAAGCCGTGGGCCATCGCCTTCCTGCCGGATGGCCGCTTCCTCGTCACGGAGAAGCCCACGGGCTCGCTCTACATCGTCACCGCCGCGGGCAAGAAGTCGCCGCCGGTGGCGGGGCTCCCCAAGGTCGACGGCCGCGGACAGGGCGGGCTGCTCGACGTGGAGGTCGGGCCCGACTACGCGAAGAGCGGGCTCATCTACTGGACCTATTACGAGCCGCGCGAGGGCGGCAACGGACTCGCGGTGGCGCGCGCGCGGCTGGTGGACGGCCCGAAGCCGCGCATCGAGGGCCTCCAGGTCATCTTCCGCATGCAGCCCACGCTCGAGTCCACGCTGCACGCGGGCGGACGGCTCGTCTTCACGCCGGACGGCAAGCTCTTCGTCACGCTCGGCGAGCGCTCCATCCTCCCGGGCCGCGTCCAGGCGCAGGACCTCAAGAGCGACTTCGGCAAGGTGGTCCGCATCCTCCCGGACGGCTCCATCCCCCAGGACAATCCCTTCGTGGGCAGGAAGGACGCCCGGCCGGAGATCTGGTCCTCCGGACACCGCAACGTCCTCGCCGCGGCCCTGGACGCCCGGCAGCGGCTCTGGATCGTGGAGATGGGACCGCGCGGAGGCGATGAGCTCAACCGCCCGGAAGCCGGCAAGGACTACGGCTGGCCCACGATTGGCTATGGCGAGGAATACTCGGGCGAGCCCATCCACAAGACGACGCAGGCCGCCGGCATGGAGCAGCCTGTCTATTATTGGGATCCGGTCATCTCGCCCTCGGGGCTCACCATCTACTCGGGGTCGCTCTTTCCTGAGTGGAAGGGGAACTTCTTCATCGGCGGCCTGTCCAGCCAGGCGCTGGTGCGGCTCGTCCTGAAGGACGACCGCGTGGTGGGAGAGGAGCGCCTGCTCACGGAGCGCAACGCGCGGATCCGCGAGGTGGTCCAGGGGCCCGAGGGTGCGCTCTACCTGCTCACGGACGATTCGAACGGCCGCCTGTGGAAGCTCACCCCGGGGGCCACCCCGCCGGGCCGCGCGCCCTGA
- a CDS encoding esterase/lipase family protein has product MANRHRVYLVPGFFGFTQMGDKETERIAYFQNVPRLLEQRFKERGIDARVHAVASAPTSGLEARARDVFREMARTANEDDAQLHLVGHSTGGLDARSVVSPRMAGEAPAFVKRVRSVVTLSTPHYGTPLASFFHQGDVGKTLLRYLWLFTFLTLHRKAMPLRTAALQACYWLVLRSEDAKLPPNLFNQIVRLTADLSENEREDLIRFFSQVGENQTLIQDLMPASLRAFNADTADREGVRYGCVITGAPPPTLALRLLLTPDALLYGIFSFLYGRSAPLSRDLQVPERTEAQSQALQDAFGRKFESWSDGIVPSRSQVWGRVLHVAKADHMDVVGHFDQPPEYISWLKSGSHFQEPQFQAVWERIIDFTVGGGATVHPGN; this is encoded by the coding sequence ATGGCAAACCGGCACCGCGTCTATCTGGTCCCCGGCTTCTTTGGCTTTACGCAGATGGGTGACAAGGAAACGGAGCGCATCGCCTACTTCCAGAACGTCCCCCGTCTGCTCGAGCAGCGGTTCAAGGAGCGCGGCATCGACGCGCGGGTGCATGCCGTGGCCTCCGCCCCCACCTCCGGGCTGGAGGCGCGTGCCCGCGACGTGTTCCGGGAGATGGCTCGCACCGCGAACGAGGACGACGCGCAGCTCCACCTCGTCGGACACTCCACGGGCGGGCTGGATGCGCGGAGCGTCGTCTCACCGCGCATGGCCGGGGAGGCTCCGGCCTTCGTGAAGCGCGTGCGCTCGGTCGTGACCCTCTCCACCCCGCACTACGGCACCCCGCTGGCCAGCTTCTTCCACCAGGGCGACGTGGGGAAGACGCTGCTGCGCTACCTGTGGCTCTTCACCTTCCTCACCCTGCACCGCAAGGCCATGCCTCTCCGGACCGCGGCGCTCCAGGCTTGCTACTGGCTCGTGCTGAGGAGCGAAGACGCGAAGCTCCCACCCAACCTCTTCAATCAGATCGTCCGGCTGACGGCGGACCTCTCCGAGAACGAGCGCGAAGACCTCATCCGGTTCTTCAGCCAGGTGGGCGAGAACCAGACGCTGATCCAGGACCTCATGCCGGCCAGCCTGCGGGCCTTCAACGCGGACACGGCGGACCGGGAGGGCGTGCGCTACGGCTGCGTCATCACGGGCGCGCCGCCGCCCACGCTGGCCCTGCGCCTGCTGCTCACCCCGGACGCGCTCCTCTACGGCATCTTCTCCTTCCTGTATGGGAGGAGCGCGCCGCTGTCCCGGGACCTCCAGGTTCCCGAGCGCACGGAGGCCCAGTCCCAGGCCCTCCAGGATGCCTTCGGCAGGAAGTTCGAGTCCTGGAGCGACGGCATCGTCCCGAGCCGCTCCCAGGTCTGGGGACGGGTCCTCCACGTCGCGAAGGCGGACCACATGGACGTCGTGGGCCACTTCGATCAGCCCCCGGAGTACATCAGCTGGCTGAAGTCGGGCTCCCACTTCCAGGAACCCCAATTCCAGGCGGTGTGGGAACGCATCATCGACTTCACGGTGGGCGGCGGCGCGACTGTTCACCCAGGTAACTGA
- a CDS encoding formate/nitrite transporter family protein: MAPVTRAPHRPRRTTPCLSSLGFALSRTLGGLCFSLGHILVVVAGAELFTGNNLLVMAWAAGRITGWELLRNRALVLLGNATGAVGLALLVVLAGQASLNDGEVGRHAVRLAALKVTLPCW; encoded by the coding sequence CTGGCACCTGTCACCCGCGCGCCGCATCGTCCACGAAGAACAACGCCATGCCTGTCCAGCCTGGGCTTCGCCCTGTCGCGCACGCTGGGGGGCCTGTGCTTCTCGCTCGGCCACATCCTGGTGGTCGTCGCGGGCGCGGAGCTCTTCACCGGCAACAACCTGCTCGTGATGGCCTGGGCGGCGGGCCGCATCACGGGCTGGGAGCTGCTGCGCAACCGGGCGCTGGTGCTGCTCGGCAACGCCACCGGCGCGGTGGGGCTGGCCTTGCTGGTGGTGCTGGCGGGACAGGCCAGCCTGAACGACGGCGAGGTCGGACGGCACGCGGTGCGGCTCGCCGCGCTCAAGGTCACCCTGCCTTGTTGGTGA
- a CDS encoding peptidylprolyl isomerase: MSSVSAEALKLPSVQAPSLEGLAVRVPTPDDLTEEDLLRAFHEKRRALATTRERQKGEALEPGDDVQLNIVGYCDGKLIPFSARFGMTTELAPIEALPGFCEALAEGGKVGESMQIALELPADYPVEGLQGKPARFLVDIIGAHQVTMLPDSSPEFLQKLGMGSTLEEVFSNIREELEDEVAGQLWARAQDMVLDEVARRAPVELPRVLVEEELRRRWVQAEGQAMVAYNFDVDEQQEALQGWLTDPTTRADTERRLHIGIALKAVTEAEKLQLTPEKLEQLIRDYVEPFGLTAEDAHAALRESPETTRRLTEMGWYLLAVEHVMNKAKVTFEGAEQG; encoded by the coding sequence GTGAGCAGCGTCTCCGCCGAAGCCCTCAAGCTCCCCAGCGTGCAGGCCCCCTCCCTGGAGGGGCTCGCCGTGCGCGTCCCCACCCCGGACGACCTCACGGAAGAGGACCTGCTGCGCGCCTTCCACGAGAAGCGCCGCGCCCTGGCCACCACGCGCGAGCGTCAGAAGGGCGAAGCGCTGGAGCCGGGCGACGACGTCCAGCTCAACATCGTGGGCTATTGCGACGGCAAGCTCATCCCCTTCTCCGCGCGCTTCGGCATGACGACGGAGCTGGCGCCCATCGAGGCGCTGCCCGGGTTCTGCGAGGCCCTGGCCGAAGGCGGCAAGGTGGGCGAGTCCATGCAGATCGCCCTGGAGCTCCCGGCGGACTACCCGGTCGAAGGCCTCCAGGGGAAGCCCGCCCGCTTCCTCGTGGACATCATCGGCGCCCACCAGGTGACGATGCTTCCGGACAGCTCCCCGGAGTTCCTCCAGAAGCTGGGGATGGGCAGCACGCTGGAAGAGGTGTTCAGCAACATCCGCGAGGAGCTGGAGGACGAGGTCGCGGGGCAGCTGTGGGCCCGGGCCCAGGACATGGTCCTGGACGAGGTGGCCCGGCGCGCGCCGGTGGAGCTGCCCCGGGTGCTGGTGGAGGAGGAGCTCCGCCGCCGCTGGGTCCAGGCCGAGGGCCAGGCCATGGTCGCCTACAACTTCGACGTGGACGAGCAGCAGGAAGCGCTCCAGGGCTGGCTCACGGACCCCACCACGCGCGCGGACACCGAGCGCCGGCTGCACATCGGCATCGCGCTCAAGGCCGTCACGGAGGCGGAGAAGCTGCAGCTCACGCCGGAGAAGCTGGAGCAGCTGATCCGCGACTACGTGGAGCCCTTCGGGCTGACCGCGGAGGACGCCCACGCCGCCCTGCGCGAGTCGCCCGAGACGACCCGCCGCCTGACCGAGATGGGCTGGTACCTGCTCGCCGTGGAGCACGTGATGAACAAGGCGAAGGTCACCTTCGAGGGCGCGGAGCAGGGCTGA
- a CDS encoding MG2 domain-containing protein: protein MAFHVPLPLRALLPLGFTALLVMLSPRVLAARATTRSLGGANRYLTHVTTDKPLYRPGEQVLVRGLVLEALSRKPYAGSLQAQVEVRGPKGDVVTTSTASTADAVWGYAWPIPAGQPGGEYTLRVTYPWTGAAPAERKFDVRAYRAPRLKSQIEFLRDGYGPGDTVTATLDVKRAEGGVPEGAKVTANALVDGATVAQVPCTVDAKGRCTVRFPLPAAMERGEGTLAFTIQDGGVVESAAKTIPILLQTLDLALYPEGGDLVAGLASRVYFEARTPSRKPADLVGRVVEVDSGRVVARVRSEHEGRGRFELTPQAGVRYALRIDSPSGIQKRFPLPEVKPTGAVIRVREDVVPADRLVQLSVGLTGVGRSTVTLSQREVRVASAVIGDVKGGPVTLDPGEADGVLVATVWDHDGRPLAERLVFRQPSKELTVELKADRERYVPGGPVQLTARTTRGGQPVSALVMLTVTDDAVLELLEKRDQAPQLPVMVLLEPEVKELADAQLYLDAKNPKSKLAVDLLLGTQGWRRFALTDTQGFLARHGDAAMRVLAVRWPQEPVRKPRPSVSRSGRGGAVASLGGAQPLMDRDVVVDEDAFAGQAEEAGIPALAPVAAAAPAPMPPAEAAPAPVLQVAKEEEAPMMAEKAFRAKKDMRFDDKQVLQGQLLYLREFAHTARPNRKAGDRLDFAETLYWNAGVRTDARTGEARVSFAMSDSVTTFKAFAGAVGGDGALGSAVAELESVQPFYAEPKLPLEVTSGDVVRLPVALVNGTQARLSGAGVKVELKGDVKVSGGPALDLASQARGRQLFSLEIGQEARPVDVKLTASAGEYTDVVTRTLSIKPRGFPGRVSFGGLLSAKAAAEHRVVLPKSLVPGSVRTSIAVYPGPLANMTESLARLIQEPSGCFEQTSSTTYPMTMAQQYFQTHTGVNPELVASAREKLERGYQRLVGYETSEKGYEWFGQNPGHEALTAFGLLHFTDMRQVREVDTAMLERTREWLLQQRDGQGGFNRKRRALHVWVEDADTSNAYILWTLLESAGQPASQAKELSREVASLKAAAAKSTNSYVVALAANALALAGDTADARTLMGRLASSQGKDGVVGGATQSIVGSSGETLNIETTALAALAWMRDPAYVGNVERAMKFLAESSDGGRYGATQSTVLALRAIIAYDKARASKLTPGLVRVYVDGQPVGEPVRFDGSSQEALKLPDVSALLVTGERRLELRMEGGAELPYSVEVTYNSVTPDSSKDTAVTLEVALAKTALTEGEPTEARVVVANRTGQRLPTAVAIFGVPGGLEVRHDQLKELVKRQVVDAYEVLGRDVVLYWRGMEPHKRIDVPLSLVAAVPGTYTGPSSRAYLYYADEHKTWSEGVKVTIAPKP from the coding sequence ATGGCCTTCCACGTCCCGCTTCCCCTGCGCGCACTCCTGCCCCTGGGGTTCACCGCCCTCCTCGTGATGTTGTCGCCCCGGGTCCTCGCGGCCCGGGCCACCACGCGCTCCCTGGGCGGCGCGAACCGCTACCTGACCCATGTCACCACCGACAAGCCGCTCTACCGCCCCGGAGAGCAGGTGCTGGTGCGGGGCCTGGTGCTGGAGGCCCTGAGCCGCAAGCCGTACGCGGGCTCACTCCAGGCGCAGGTGGAGGTGCGGGGGCCCAAGGGGGACGTCGTCACCACCAGCACGGCCTCCACGGCGGACGCCGTCTGGGGCTACGCCTGGCCCATCCCCGCCGGCCAGCCCGGCGGCGAGTACACCCTGCGCGTCACCTACCCGTGGACGGGCGCGGCCCCCGCGGAGCGGAAGTTCGACGTGCGCGCCTACCGGGCCCCCCGCCTCAAGTCCCAGATTGAATTCCTCCGCGATGGCTACGGACCGGGCGACACCGTCACCGCCACGCTGGACGTGAAGCGCGCGGAGGGCGGCGTGCCGGAGGGCGCCAAGGTGACGGCCAACGCGCTCGTGGATGGCGCCACCGTGGCGCAGGTGCCGTGCACGGTGGACGCGAAGGGGCGCTGCACGGTGCGCTTCCCGCTGCCCGCGGCGATGGAGCGCGGCGAGGGCACGCTGGCCTTCACCATCCAGGACGGGGGCGTGGTGGAGTCCGCGGCGAAGACGATCCCCATCCTCCTCCAGACGCTGGACCTGGCCCTGTACCCGGAGGGCGGCGACCTGGTGGCGGGGCTCGCCTCGCGCGTCTACTTCGAGGCGCGCACCCCCTCGCGCAAGCCGGCGGACCTGGTGGGCCGGGTGGTGGAGGTGGACAGCGGCCGGGTGGTCGCCCGCGTTCGCTCGGAGCACGAGGGCCGTGGCCGCTTCGAGCTGACCCCGCAGGCAGGGGTACGGTACGCGCTGCGCATCGACTCGCCGTCGGGCATCCAGAAGCGCTTCCCGCTGCCGGAGGTGAAGCCGACGGGTGCCGTCATCCGCGTGCGCGAGGACGTGGTGCCCGCGGACCGGCTCGTACAGCTCTCCGTGGGCCTGACCGGCGTCGGCCGCTCGACGGTGACGCTGAGCCAGCGCGAGGTGCGCGTCGCCTCGGCGGTGATTGGCGACGTGAAGGGCGGGCCGGTGACGCTGGATCCAGGCGAGGCGGACGGCGTGCTCGTCGCCACGGTGTGGGACCACGACGGGCGGCCCCTCGCGGAGCGGCTGGTGTTCCGCCAGCCCTCGAAGGAGCTGACGGTGGAGCTGAAGGCGGACCGCGAGCGCTACGTGCCCGGGGGCCCTGTCCAGCTCACGGCCAGGACGACGCGCGGCGGCCAGCCAGTCTCCGCGCTGGTGATGCTCACCGTGACGGATGACGCGGTGCTGGAGCTTCTGGAGAAGCGCGACCAGGCGCCGCAGCTCCCGGTCATGGTGCTGCTGGAGCCCGAGGTGAAGGAGCTGGCCGACGCGCAGCTCTACCTCGACGCGAAGAATCCGAAGTCGAAGCTGGCGGTGGACCTGCTGCTGGGGACGCAGGGCTGGCGGCGCTTCGCGCTGACCGACACGCAGGGCTTCCTCGCCCGGCATGGTGACGCGGCGATGCGCGTGCTCGCGGTGCGCTGGCCGCAGGAGCCCGTCCGCAAGCCCCGGCCGTCCGTCAGCAGGTCCGGGCGCGGCGGCGCTGTCGCGAGCCTGGGAGGCGCGCAGCCCCTGATGGACCGGGACGTCGTGGTCGATGAGGACGCCTTCGCCGGCCAGGCCGAGGAAGCGGGCATCCCCGCCTTGGCCCCTGTCGCCGCGGCGGCTCCGGCTCCCATGCCGCCGGCGGAAGCGGCCCCGGCCCCCGTGCTCCAGGTGGCGAAGGAGGAAGAGGCTCCGATGATGGCGGAGAAGGCCTTCCGCGCGAAGAAGGACATGCGCTTCGACGACAAGCAGGTCCTCCAGGGGCAGCTGCTCTACCTGCGAGAGTTCGCGCACACCGCGCGGCCGAACCGCAAGGCGGGAGACCGGCTCGACTTCGCGGAGACGCTCTACTGGAACGCCGGGGTGCGCACGGATGCCCGCACCGGCGAGGCGCGGGTGTCCTTCGCGATGAGCGACTCGGTGACGACGTTCAAGGCCTTCGCGGGGGCGGTGGGCGGTGACGGCGCGCTCGGCTCGGCGGTGGCGGAGCTGGAGTCCGTGCAGCCGTTCTACGCGGAGCCCAAGCTGCCGCTCGAGGTGACGTCGGGAGACGTGGTGCGGCTGCCGGTGGCGCTGGTGAACGGGACGCAGGCGCGGCTTTCGGGCGCGGGGGTGAAGGTGGAACTGAAGGGCGACGTGAAGGTCTCCGGCGGCCCCGCGCTGGACCTGGCCTCACAGGCGCGGGGCCGGCAGCTCTTCTCCCTGGAGATTGGCCAGGAGGCGCGGCCGGTGGACGTGAAGCTCACCGCGAGCGCGGGCGAGTACACGGACGTCGTCACCCGCACGCTGTCCATCAAGCCCCGGGGCTTCCCGGGCCGCGTGTCCTTCGGCGGCTTGCTGTCCGCGAAGGCAGCGGCGGAGCACCGCGTGGTGCTGCCCAAGAGCCTGGTGCCCGGCAGCGTGCGGACGTCCATCGCGGTGTACCCGGGCCCGCTGGCCAACATGACGGAGTCGCTGGCCCGCCTCATCCAGGAGCCCTCCGGCTGCTTCGAGCAGACCAGCTCGACGACGTACCCCATGACGATGGCGCAGCAGTACTTCCAGACGCACACCGGCGTGAACCCGGAGCTGGTGGCGAGCGCGCGCGAGAAGCTGGAGCGCGGCTACCAGCGGCTGGTGGGCTACGAGACGTCCGAGAAGGGCTACGAGTGGTTCGGGCAGAACCCGGGCCACGAGGCGCTGACCGCGTTCGGCCTGCTGCACTTCACGGACATGCGCCAGGTGCGCGAGGTGGACACCGCGATGCTGGAGCGCACGCGCGAGTGGCTGCTCCAGCAGCGGGATGGCCAGGGCGGCTTCAATCGCAAGCGCCGCGCGCTGCACGTGTGGGTGGAGGACGCGGACACGTCAAATGCCTACATCCTCTGGACGCTGCTGGAGAGCGCGGGGCAGCCGGCCTCGCAGGCGAAGGAGCTGTCGCGCGAGGTGGCCTCGCTGAAGGCCGCCGCGGCGAAGAGCACCAACAGCTACGTGGTTGCCCTGGCGGCCAACGCGCTCGCGCTCGCGGGTGACACCGCCGACGCCCGGACGCTGATGGGCCGGCTCGCCTCCTCACAGGGGAAGGACGGCGTGGTGGGCGGAGCGACGCAGTCCATCGTGGGCAGCTCCGGAGAGACGCTGAACATCGAGACCACCGCGCTGGCGGCGCTGGCGTGGATGCGTGATCCCGCCTACGTGGGCAACGTGGAGCGCGCGATGAAGTTCCTCGCGGAGTCCAGCGACGGTGGCCGCTACGGCGCGACGCAGAGCACGGTGCTCGCGCTGCGCGCCATCATCGCCTACGACAAGGCGCGCGCGTCGAAGCTCACCCCGGGCCTGGTGCGCGTCTACGTGGACGGCCAGCCGGTGGGCGAGCCGGTGCGCTTCGATGGCTCCTCCCAGGAGGCCCTCAAGCTGCCCGACGTGAGCGCGCTGCTGGTCACGGGTGAGCGCCGCTTGGAGCTGCGGATGGAGGGGGGCGCGGAGCTGCCGTACTCGGTGGAGGTCACCTACAACAGCGTGACGCCGGACAGCTCGAAGGACACGGCGGTGACGCTGGAGGTGGCGCTGGCGAAGACGGCCCTCACCGAGGGCGAGCCCACGGAGGCGCGGGTGGTGGTGGCCAACCGCACGGGCCAGCGGCTGCCGACGGCGGTGGCCATCTTCGGCGTGCCCGGCGGCCTGGAGGTGCGGCACGACCAGCTCAAGGAGTTGGTGAAGCGGCAGGTGGTGGATGCGTACGAGGTGCTCGGGCGCGACGTCGTCCTGTACTGGCGGGGCATGGAGCCCCACAAGCGCATCGACGTGCCGCTGTCCCTGGTGGCCGCGGTGCCCGGCACGTACACGGGCCCGTCCAGCCGCGCATACCTGTACTACGCGGACGAGCACAAGACGTGGAGCGAAGGCGTGAAGGTCACCATCGCCCCGAAGCCGTAG
- a CDS encoding SMP-30/gluconolactonase/LRE family protein, whose product MRPTRLLSLITCVSALAACTPPPEEPSGLTEKQLPGESFYPEGIASGPDGTLYFSSVGTGAIARARPGELGASVFVPGRPAFGVYGMAVDTAHDTLWACTYDDTLPPAQPSHLAAYSLTTGAQTLDLVMPGESGGCNDVTLDAAGNVYATDSFANTIVRLPVGGSQLETWASDAAFEASEPGAFTLNGLTWDGGNTLYVVKTDTGDLFSIAIQPDGSAGAPVAIPVSPALETPDGLEWVDDGRLLVVENSAGRASLVTLAGGSGTKEVLANDFLEPTAVALTQEGAWVLESQLSILFGQPGLPSLPFRARRIAVPPAPLLP is encoded by the coding sequence ATGCGCCCCACCCGCCTGCTGTCCCTCATCACCTGCGTCAGCGCGCTCGCCGCCTGCACGCCCCCGCCGGAGGAGCCCTCCGGTTTGACCGAGAAGCAGCTGCCCGGCGAGTCCTTCTACCCGGAGGGCATCGCCTCCGGGCCGGACGGCACGCTCTACTTCAGCAGCGTCGGCACGGGGGCCATCGCTCGCGCGCGGCCCGGGGAGTTGGGCGCGAGCGTCTTCGTGCCGGGCCGGCCCGCGTTCGGCGTCTACGGGATGGCGGTGGACACGGCGCACGACACGCTGTGGGCGTGCACCTATGACGACACCCTTCCGCCCGCGCAGCCGTCGCACCTGGCCGCGTACTCGCTGACCACCGGGGCCCAGACTTTGGACCTGGTCATGCCGGGTGAGAGCGGCGGCTGCAACGACGTCACCCTGGACGCGGCGGGCAACGTGTATGCGACGGATTCGTTCGCGAACACCATCGTCCGGCTTCCGGTGGGAGGCTCCCAGTTGGAGACCTGGGCGTCGGACGCGGCGTTCGAGGCGTCGGAGCCGGGGGCCTTCACCCTCAACGGGCTGACATGGGATGGGGGGAACACCCTGTATGTGGTGAAGACCGATACAGGAGACCTGTTTTCCATTGCCATCCAGCCGGACGGGAGCGCGGGAGCGCCGGTGGCGATCCCTGTATCCCCGGCGCTGGAGACCCCGGACGGGCTGGAGTGGGTGGATGACGGGCGGCTGCTGGTGGTGGAGAACTCGGCGGGGCGCGCGTCGCTGGTGACGCTGGCGGGCGGGTCCGGGACGAAGGAGGTGCTGGCCAACGACTTCCTGGAGCCAACCGCCGTCGCGCTCACCCAGGAGGGCGCGTGGGTGCTGGAGTCGCAGCTGAGCATTCTCTTCGGCCAGCCGGGCCTCCCGTCCCTGCCCTTCCGCGCCCGCCGCATCGCGGTGCCCCCGGCGCCCCTTCTGCCCTGA
- a CDS encoding GNAT family N-acetyltransferase translates to MILRNVTDEDLPIFFEHQRDAVALRMAAFPSRERDAFLTHWRTNVLRPENVTRTIVVGGGVAGYIGSWEQEGKRFVAYWMGREHWGKGIATQALSEFLVHEPIRPLHAWVAVHNVGSIRVLEKCGFRTVAQEDPQHADGVAEVLMTLGPK, encoded by the coding sequence GTGATCCTGCGCAACGTTACAGATGAAGACCTCCCCATCTTCTTCGAGCACCAGCGGGACGCAGTCGCGCTGCGCATGGCCGCATTCCCGTCGCGGGAACGCGATGCCTTCCTGACCCACTGGCGCACGAACGTTCTCCGCCCCGAGAACGTGACCCGCACCATCGTCGTTGGCGGCGGGGTCGCTGGGTACATCGGCAGCTGGGAACAGGAGGGCAAGCGCTTCGTCGCCTATTGGATGGGGCGCGAGCACTGGGGCAAGGGCATCGCGACACAGGCGCTCTCGGAGTTCCTCGTGCATGAGCCGATTCGTCCGCTCCATGCGTGGGTCGCTGTCCACAACGTCGGGTCGATCCGCGTCCTCGAGAAGTGTGGTTTCCGCACGGTGGCCCAGGAGGACCCGCAGCACGCGGACGGAGTTGCCGAGGTGCTCATGACGCTGGGTCCGAAATAG